The Sphingobacterium bambusae genome includes a window with the following:
- a CDS encoding DUF695 domain-containing protein — MNISKGMSSENEGSEISYADFWDWFQNNEKTFFHVVQNGDNIESDFFDKLSPKLEELHEDLFFVTGMYDQATAELILTADGCTKNIVFIEEIVAQAPKIEGWRFTALKPAEDIKDVGINMGGYQFHDANLFFYSNDYPDYPDEIDISIIHDELTEENEEQIIKGAYIFIDNYLGELGCLENIDSIKVISRADAEKELVPIAKLKDFLIWRQKEFVEKYEELRYDTTNDNYSSLTAELNNGLPLFAIVDATLLEWDGKASHPWILEVRIPYDGSQSNGLPDNEAYELLNKFEDELMLKLKDVDGYLNIGRQTADNMREIYFACKDFRKPSKVLHEQTKAYSDQLRVEYDLYKDKYWQSFERFKTN, encoded by the coding sequence ATGAATATATCGAAAGGAATGTCAAGTGAAAATGAAGGATCAGAAATAAGTTACGCCGATTTTTGGGATTGGTTTCAAAACAATGAAAAGACATTTTTTCATGTTGTGCAAAATGGCGATAACATTGAAAGTGACTTTTTTGACAAGCTTTCGCCAAAACTTGAAGAGTTACACGAGGATTTATTTTTCGTGACCGGGATGTATGACCAAGCTACCGCCGAACTCATATTGACCGCTGATGGTTGCACGAAAAACATTGTTTTCATCGAGGAGATTGTGGCGCAAGCACCAAAGATCGAAGGTTGGAGGTTCACCGCACTTAAACCTGCGGAGGACATTAAAGATGTGGGCATAAATATGGGAGGATACCAATTTCATGATGCTAATCTTTTCTTTTATTCAAATGACTATCCTGATTATCCTGACGAAATTGATATTTCGATTATCCACGACGAGTTGACCGAGGAAAATGAAGAACAGATCATAAAAGGGGCCTACATTTTCATAGATAATTATTTGGGCGAACTAGGCTGTCTCGAAAACATAGATAGTATAAAAGTTATTAGCAGAGCTGATGCGGAGAAAGAACTTGTCCCGATAGCAAAACTTAAAGACTTTCTGATCTGGCGCCAGAAGGAGTTTGTGGAGAAGTATGAAGAACTGCGTTATGATACGACAAATGATAACTACTCCAGTTTAACAGCAGAGTTAAATAATGGTTTACCACTCTTTGCAATTGTTGATGCTACACTACTGGAATGGGATGGTAAAGCATCACATCCCTGGATTTTGGAGGTAAGAATTCCGTATGATGGTAGTCAGAGCAACGGCTTGCCCGACAATGAGGCGTATGAACTACTCAACAAATTTGAGGATGAGCTAATGCTAAAGTTGAAAGACGTGGATGGTTATTTAAATATCGGTAGGCAAACGGCCGACAACATGAGGGAAATTTACTTCGCTTGCAAAGATTTTAGAAAGCCATCGAAAGTGTTGCACGAGCAAACGAAGGCCTATTCAGATCAGCTGCGGGTCGAGTACGATTTGTATAAGGACAAATATTGGCAATCCTTCGAGAGATTTAAGACGAATTAG
- a CDS encoding RagB/SusD family nutrient uptake outer membrane protein, whose amino-acid sequence MKKTFKTISLLALVLLTGSCREYVEIDLVGLSELKYTDDYQNMLNNSLQVEQSFYYPVLASDDIGSTDDVYLNRLYTADANAYTWKADIAGDNAEDQDWARLYNQNYKFNLIASEVLQSENGTADKKRNILAQAKVHRALNYFYLVNIYAKQYDAATATTDMGVPLLTSPDLFASLERASVQAVYDQIISDLTSAIADLPVKANYNILASQTAAKGILARVYLQMGNYQEAARYAEETLANQSGLVNLNNYIAAPNTYPYVLNDPEEIFIKTLGIAAPTLSLNPELLALFEPGDLRKELFTADGSAFGSWQAFAGTGYWKHRIMLLNQKVTNGPNVPEMMLIKAEALVRGGSYAQALPILDQLREQRFRPQDFNSLTATSQQAALQLVINERRKELMAKGLRWFDQKRLAKEGLVATQTRVLKGETFTLEPGSNRYVLPIASKYIVLNPEIVQNPR is encoded by the coding sequence ATGAAAAAAACTTTTAAAACAATAAGTTTACTTGCCCTAGTCCTCCTTACCGGTAGCTGCAGGGAATATGTGGAAATCGATCTGGTTGGCCTAAGTGAGCTAAAATACACTGACGATTACCAAAACATGCTCAACAATAGCCTACAGGTCGAGCAATCCTTTTACTATCCCGTCTTGGCCAGCGATGACATCGGCTCTACGGATGATGTATACCTAAACCGTCTGTACACCGCCGATGCGAACGCATACACGTGGAAAGCAGATATCGCAGGAGACAATGCCGAAGATCAGGACTGGGCGAGATTGTACAACCAAAACTACAAGTTCAACTTGATCGCTTCGGAAGTGTTGCAGAGTGAGAATGGCACAGCCGACAAGAAGAGAAATATACTTGCTCAGGCCAAAGTACATCGCGCACTTAACTACTTCTATCTGGTGAACATCTATGCCAAGCAATACGATGCCGCTACTGCAACGACAGATATGGGTGTTCCCTTGTTGACAAGCCCAGATCTTTTTGCCTCATTAGAGCGCGCTTCCGTACAGGCCGTATACGATCAGATCATATCCGATTTGACGAGTGCCATCGCTGATCTACCTGTGAAAGCAAACTACAACATTCTGGCCTCACAAACTGCAGCGAAGGGCATTCTAGCAAGGGTTTACTTGCAGATGGGCAATTACCAAGAGGCTGCACGCTATGCGGAGGAGACACTCGCCAATCAAAGCGGGCTCGTGAACCTCAATAATTACATTGCGGCTCCAAATACTTATCCCTATGTGCTGAACGATCCGGAGGAGATTTTTATAAAGACCTTAGGTATAGCCGCTCCAACACTCTCCCTTAATCCCGAGTTGCTGGCCCTCTTCGAGCCGGGCGATCTTCGCAAAGAACTCTTCACGGCCGATGGATCAGCCTTTGGCTCGTGGCAGGCTTTCGCAGGTACGGGTTACTGGAAACACCGCATCATGTTATTGAATCAGAAAGTCACCAACGGCCCTAACGTGCCGGAGATGATGCTGATCAAAGCAGAAGCTTTGGTGCGCGGCGGCAGCTATGCCCAAGCCCTGCCCATCCTAGATCAATTGCGGGAACAGCGCTTTCGTCCACAGGATTTTAACAGTTTAACCGCGACAAGCCAGCAGGCCGCTTTACAGCTGGTCATCAATGAACGCCGGAAAGAGCTTATGGCAAAAGGTTTACGTTGGTTTGATCAAAAGCGTCTGGCCAAGGAAGGATTGGTGGCTACACAGACAAGGGTATTAAAAGGAGAGACCTTTACACTTGAGCCCGGCAGTAATCGCTATGTTTTGCCTATTGCTAGCAAATACATCGTACTCAATCCAGAGATCGTGCAAAATCCAAGATAA
- a CDS encoding nuclear transport factor 2 family protein, giving the protein MKKTLTTIATAIIMISTCSSFAAEKTNPLKDVASAKIITTYLEATTLGSVELNNFLFAADFQYSNSANKDTFNKREYTDFLKAHKGVNFDCKTSYEILDQTGKACMAKATMVFDNFTRVDYITLSQEQDGWKVSKVVTTYK; this is encoded by the coding sequence ATGAAAAAGACATTAACAACCATCGCAACAGCCATCATTATGATCAGCACATGCTCTTCATTCGCCGCAGAGAAAACAAATCCTTTGAAAGATGTAGCATCCGCTAAAATCATTACCACCTACTTGGAAGCAACCACTTTGGGCAGCGTAGAATTGAACAACTTCCTTTTTGCAGCCGATTTCCAGTATAGCAACAGCGCCAACAAGGATACATTCAACAAACGCGAATACACCGATTTCTTGAAAGCACACAAAGGGGTAAACTTTGATTGCAAAACGAGCTACGAGATCTTAGATCAGACAGGAAAGGCCTGCATGGCTAAAGCAACAATGGTATTCGACAACTTTACGCGCGTAGACTACATCACGTTGAGCCAAGAGCAGGACGGCTGGAAAGTGAGCAAAGTGGTTACGACCTACAAATAA
- a CDS encoding SusC/RagA family TonB-linked outer membrane protein gives MRFQLLCIVWLGFFLQSASALHGQNRIDLHVENANLEQILQQVRKQSGYDYVIRPEQLKKFSPRSLNLSAIELETILQLCFQGQPLGFILKNNTIIVTDDQQERTLSGIVTDSKQRPLAGATVRIKGTSLQTKSDSKGVFSLEGVPQKAVLEIRYLGYEVRQIDLSGTPASELGPIFILKEQTAALEEVTVMANTGYQKLDPSKATGSLVVIDEKKIQESPALSLMQRLEGQVPGLQVNMKDNRLSVRSPNNFSAGSYDRQQFSSPLIVIDGFPAMQQQLTNNPTGNNRLSATSQSPSILNNFNPDDIASITVLKDAAAASIWGSRAANGVIVIETKSGRGGRNSINFSSTFGITAPANLNRLQRMNAREYIEFEQELFDNNFYADPSSAWRYANVSEALTTMFRAKRNEISLAERDAILAEMGTRNNSDQIRDNLLQTAQTQQYNLSFNGAVNGAQYYASAVYNKDRPIYRNNEANNLALTFNINNSYFNNKVKVGLGLNHTIQKSTVNDGAKTGLGTSNLGLTPYDMLRDENGNSIDRYYFFTPQVARERFESQGYLPWSYNHMDELQYNDDRYDNNMTRIIGNIRYSPLSWLNATLSGTYQRGTLNMESLRDKEGYFMRSLINEGTTIQNGRLTYGIPMGGRFITSNSKTDEYAVRFQLDANKTWNEIHKLDVFAGSEIRQTYNMGYLQTRLGFDKDTYQSTAVNPIGSYTTIYGSNKNYAIQDNPINITRQRYLSYYANAGYTLMNKYYLTGSMRFDDATIIGIERAKRAKPFWSTGLRWDLHKEAFLENLNLINTLSLRSSIGTGGSVPVGGTSFTLYSPSINDSYTQLPNGSITLPANQMLGWETTRTFNIGMDLDLFSNRLSANVDYYSKRSYGIVAPVPYNATYGWTTLQFNTSNMKSSGVDIQLAGDIVRKGDWNWNSSINLSYSTNEVTDSRFENLSNTPGRTSVPLEGYPIDQLFAYRWAGLDGKGRSQVQDLQGNIVDADGSTFTFTPDDLVYMGRATAPYFGGWTNALRYKNLTLTARVTMNFGHKVRGTDVNSTQYPNNTAGFSGFLSNSKTLTNRWRQPGDETFTDIPGVVNTNFNSIDRYVFSDINVFDASHIRLQQLSLDYRFPASMLHDYRTFKSLSIGFAATNLGLLWKKTDRDIDPEYMFNGDYNSMPPVPTYMFRLSVGF, from the coding sequence ATGCGATTTCAACTACTATGCATCGTATGGCTCGGGTTCTTCCTGCAGTCTGCTTCTGCTCTTCACGGACAGAACAGGATTGACCTCCACGTAGAAAATGCAAACCTTGAACAAATCTTGCAACAAGTGCGCAAGCAAAGCGGATACGATTATGTCATCCGTCCGGAACAACTAAAAAAATTCAGTCCACGTAGCCTAAACCTATCGGCAATAGAGCTGGAGACCATTTTACAACTCTGCTTTCAAGGGCAACCATTAGGTTTCATCTTGAAAAATAACACCATCATTGTGACCGATGACCAGCAGGAGCGAACCCTGAGCGGAATCGTCACGGACAGCAAGCAACGTCCCCTTGCTGGTGCCACTGTGCGCATAAAAGGCACTAGCCTGCAAACAAAATCAGATAGCAAAGGTGTATTCTCTCTAGAAGGTGTACCTCAAAAAGCTGTTTTGGAAATCCGTTATCTGGGCTATGAGGTACGTCAGATCGACCTGAGCGGCACGCCAGCAAGCGAGCTGGGCCCGATCTTTATCCTGAAGGAGCAAACTGCCGCCCTCGAAGAGGTTACGGTAATGGCCAATACCGGTTATCAAAAACTTGATCCTAGTAAAGCAACGGGATCCTTGGTAGTGATCGATGAGAAGAAAATTCAGGAAAGTCCTGCATTGAGCTTGATGCAACGATTGGAAGGGCAAGTACCGGGATTGCAGGTTAACATGAAAGACAACAGACTGTCTGTACGCTCGCCTAACAACTTCTCGGCAGGAAGCTATGACAGGCAGCAATTCAGTTCACCATTGATCGTTATCGACGGGTTTCCTGCTATGCAACAACAATTGACGAACAATCCAACCGGTAACAACCGCCTTTCCGCAACAAGCCAGAGCCCGAGCATCTTAAACAACTTTAACCCAGATGACATCGCGAGCATTACGGTGTTGAAAGATGCAGCAGCAGCCTCTATCTGGGGCTCCCGTGCAGCCAACGGGGTAATCGTGATCGAAACAAAATCAGGACGTGGTGGACGCAACAGCATAAACTTCTCTTCTACATTCGGTATCACGGCTCCGGCCAACCTGAACAGACTACAACGGATGAATGCCCGTGAGTACATCGAATTTGAGCAAGAACTATTCGACAACAATTTCTATGCAGATCCTTCATCGGCTTGGCGCTATGCAAATGTGAGTGAAGCCTTGACCACGATGTTCCGCGCAAAACGCAACGAGATTAGCTTGGCCGAACGCGACGCCATACTCGCCGAGATGGGCACGCGCAACAACAGCGATCAAATACGCGATAACCTCTTGCAAACCGCGCAAACGCAACAGTACAATCTTTCGTTTAACGGCGCCGTAAATGGTGCGCAGTACTACGCGTCTGCTGTCTATAACAAAGACCGTCCAATCTATAGAAATAACGAGGCTAATAATCTGGCCTTAACGTTCAATATCAACAACAGCTATTTTAATAACAAAGTTAAAGTAGGTTTGGGCCTTAATCATACTATCCAAAAAAGTACGGTAAACGATGGCGCTAAAACAGGACTAGGAACCAGCAACCTTGGCCTTACACCTTACGATATGCTGCGTGACGAAAATGGCAACTCCATAGATCGCTATTACTTTTTCACGCCACAGGTAGCGCGTGAGCGCTTTGAGAGTCAAGGTTATCTCCCGTGGAGCTACAACCATATGGACGAGCTGCAATACAACGATGATCGTTACGATAACAACATGACACGTATTATCGGTAACATCCGCTACTCTCCGCTGAGCTGGCTAAATGCGACACTTTCGGGAACGTACCAACGGGGAACCTTAAACATGGAAAGTCTACGCGACAAAGAGGGGTATTTCATGCGCTCCCTGATCAACGAGGGTACGACGATACAAAATGGCAGATTAACATATGGGATCCCGATGGGCGGACGGTTTATTACCTCAAACTCTAAGACAGACGAGTACGCTGTTCGCTTTCAGTTGGATGCCAACAAAACATGGAACGAGATACATAAATTAGATGTTTTTGCGGGAAGCGAAATCCGGCAAACCTATAATATGGGCTACCTGCAGACTCGGCTAGGGTTTGACAAAGATACCTACCAGTCCACAGCAGTCAACCCCATAGGTTCCTACACGACCATTTATGGCTCAAACAAAAATTATGCGATACAAGATAATCCGATCAACATCACTCGCCAGCGTTACCTCAGCTACTATGCGAACGCAGGATATACCCTAATGAACAAGTACTACCTGACAGGAAGTATGCGCTTTGACGACGCAACGATTATTGGTATTGAGCGCGCCAAGCGAGCGAAGCCTTTTTGGTCGACAGGTCTACGTTGGGACCTACACAAGGAGGCATTCCTCGAAAATTTGAACCTGATCAACACCTTATCCCTTCGCTCAAGTATTGGAACAGGAGGTTCGGTTCCGGTTGGAGGTACATCTTTTACATTATACAGTCCTTCCATAAACGACTCCTACACACAACTACCGAACGGCTCTATTACCCTTCCGGCAAATCAAATGTTGGGCTGGGAAACAACACGTACATTCAACATCGGCATGGACCTCGACCTGTTCAGCAACCGGCTTTCGGCAAATGTAGATTACTACAGCAAACGCTCTTATGGCATTGTCGCACCTGTTCCGTACAATGCAACGTATGGCTGGACGACCTTGCAGTTTAATACGAGCAATATGAAAAGTAGCGGTGTGGATATACAGCTTGCTGGCGATATCGTTCGAAAAGGTGACTGGAACTGGAACAGTAGCATTAACCTATCTTACAGCACGAATGAGGTTACAGATAGCCGCTTCGAAAACCTATCCAACACACCAGGTAGAACATCCGTACCTCTTGAGGGATACCCTATCGATCAGCTATTTGCCTACCGATGGGCCGGGCTGGATGGAAAAGGTCGCTCGCAGGTGCAAGATCTTCAGGGAAATATTGTAGATGCTGACGGATCGACGTTCACCTTTACTCCCGACGACCTAGTGTACATGGGCCGCGCGACAGCACCATACTTCGGTGGTTGGACAAATGCGCTGCGCTACAAAAATCTGACCTTGACCGCGCGGGTAACGATGAACTTCGGACATAAAGTCCGCGGCACTGATGTAAACTCTACACAATACCCAAACAACACGGCTGGATTTAGTGGGTTTCTATCGAACAGCAAAACCTTGACAAACCGCTGGCGCCAACCGGGTGACGAGACCTTTACTGATATCCCCGGTGTTGTCAACACCAATTTCAACAGTATAGATCGCTATGTATTTTCAGACATCAATGTGTTTGATGCAAGCCACATCCGTTTACAACAACTTTCCCTTGATTACAGGTTCCCGGCATCGATGCTTCATGACTACCGGACGTTCAAGTCTCTGTCAATAGGTTTCGCAGCGACGAACTTAGGTCTTCTATGGAAGAAAACAGACCGCGATATTGATCCAGAATATATGTTCAATGGCGACTACAACAGCATGCCGCCTGTACCTACCTATATGTTCCGTTTGAGTGTTGGATTTTAA
- a CDS encoding RNA polymerase sigma factor, with the protein MQNNDYGILSDEVLMDLIRHDDQQAFAMLYQRYSGALYAHAYNFIHDREESKDVLQKVFAKIWDIRNQLPLHINISAYLYQTVKHALINHIARSKVADRYVESLSSFASSYVADTDHSIREKQLQQIIAQEIAQLPPKMRTIFELSRIDYLTHRQIAEKLGISEKTVKNQISNALKLLRAKLPELLFLLAFFPPKN; encoded by the coding sequence ATGCAAAATAACGATTACGGTATATTGTCGGACGAGGTGTTAATGGACTTGATACGCCACGATGACCAACAGGCATTTGCAATGCTTTACCAGCGTTACAGTGGTGCCTTGTATGCGCATGCTTACAATTTTATCCATGATCGGGAAGAGTCCAAAGACGTATTGCAAAAGGTCTTCGCTAAAATTTGGGACATCAGAAACCAACTGCCACTGCATATTAATATTTCCGCCTATCTATACCAAACCGTTAAACATGCACTTATAAACCATATTGCGCGCAGTAAAGTTGCTGATCGTTATGTGGAGAGCCTCAGCAGTTTTGCTAGTAGTTATGTTGCCGACACCGACCACAGCATTCGCGAAAAGCAGCTGCAGCAAATCATTGCGCAGGAGATCGCGCAGTTGCCACCCAAAATGCGAACAATTTTTGAGTTGAGCCGGATAGATTACTTGACGCATCGACAGATTGCAGAGAAGCTCGGCATTAGTGAAAAGACGGTCAAGAACCAGATCAGCAATGCGCTGAAATTATTACGAGCGAAACTCCCTGAACTGCTTTTTCTCTTAGCCTTCTTCCCTCCAAAAAATTAA
- a CDS encoding FecR family protein, with translation MKSHFNIDSEILQRYANGDCSPEEEALIDAWFVDYKSKLPKLELDEATVEADLADVWGRFELQDDRKIQRLPSWKKWLPIAASLLIVGTAAYYFSFDRVEQRTNKVVSEAHVSTTMPEPIRIKDSKVDVPAAENGAVLILSSGEKVYLNNLGQAESRSDHQVDIDLSSGEQISYKAGETANQQGSSATNTIIVPPGSVYKILLADGTKVSLNADSKLTFPIAFQGSKREVFLEGEAYFEVTKRTSPSSIGGEHQAFVVHAGSAAVNVLGTKFNVKAYRNDKKHSFTLEEGSIALSVPTSPAPLLLKPGQQALQVDKQLDIKEVDIDKELAWKSGDFYFDGETIQEIMSQISRWYAIDIHYMGPMGDQRYISNISRRKSLKEVLEILETTTNLKFSIQQNDRERRLMVIP, from the coding sequence ATGAAGAGCCACTTTAACATAGATTCCGAGATCCTGCAGCGCTATGCAAATGGAGACTGCTCGCCCGAGGAGGAAGCCCTTATTGACGCTTGGTTCGTTGATTACAAATCCAAATTGCCTAAACTCGAACTGGACGAAGCGACTGTGGAAGCAGATTTGGCAGACGTATGGGGACGGTTCGAGCTGCAAGATGATCGTAAAATACAGAGACTGCCGTCTTGGAAAAAATGGCTCCCGATAGCAGCTTCGTTGTTAATCGTTGGAACTGCAGCCTACTATTTTTCATTCGATCGGGTTGAACAACGTACAAACAAGGTAGTTTCAGAAGCCCACGTGAGCACTACCATGCCCGAACCGATCCGCATAAAAGATTCAAAGGTTGATGTTCCTGCAGCAGAAAACGGTGCGGTACTGATTTTATCTTCCGGAGAGAAAGTATATCTGAACAATTTGGGGCAAGCAGAAAGCCGCAGCGATCATCAGGTTGATATCGATCTGAGCAGCGGCGAGCAGATCAGTTATAAAGCCGGCGAAACAGCTAATCAGCAGGGGAGCTCAGCGACCAATACCATCATTGTTCCGCCCGGGAGCGTATACAAGATATTATTGGCAGACGGCACGAAAGTCTCCCTCAACGCGGATAGCAAGCTTACCTTTCCGATTGCTTTTCAGGGATCAAAAAGGGAGGTCTTCTTAGAAGGCGAAGCCTATTTTGAAGTCACTAAAAGAACGTCGCCAAGCTCCATCGGTGGGGAACATCAAGCATTTGTGGTACACGCCGGTTCGGCAGCAGTGAACGTACTAGGCACAAAATTCAATGTAAAAGCCTACCGCAACGATAAGAAACATAGCTTCACGCTAGAAGAAGGCTCGATTGCGCTATCTGTTCCGACAAGCCCTGCTCCTCTACTGCTTAAACCGGGACAGCAGGCCTTGCAAGTGGATAAGCAGCTTGATATTAAAGAGGTGGATATTGATAAGGAACTTGCTTGGAAATCTGGAGACTTTTATTTCGACGGAGAAACGATTCAGGAAATAATGAGTCAGATCAGCCGCTGGTATGCCATCGATATACACTACATGGGCCCTATGGGCGATCAACGGTACATCAGTAACATTTCGCGCCGCAAAAGCTTAAAAGAAGTTTTGGAAATCTTGGAAACAACAACCAATCTAAAATTCAGCATACAACAAAATGATAGGGAAAGGAGGCTGATGGTTATACCGTAA
- a CDS encoding tetratricopeptide repeat protein has product MISFRTVVKIFLVGLQIVVISSSLAYFIYHYFAGSYSHRFHYAELRQGSLKSDFIFSILGMQYPNNADVLHERSVAFNKRGMYARGFQLLDSAVHIDPASHLGYRGWIKLHMLRDYKGALRDFLRQDALTADHVDYPMSENIHFLKAICYDKLGDHETALTCFDTARTSSMDGFVDYKIDLYKAIVLFQNNRETNAAAIFRQVLEQYPKCSEAYYYLARIYKHSNRKDEAATCASLARAYYLQGYKLKNAYNEMPYEIYLEDINLLNCQITSTQVSTNGNADRN; this is encoded by the coding sequence ATGATTTCTTTTAGAACAGTAGTAAAAATCTTTCTTGTTGGGCTGCAAATTGTTGTGATCAGCTCGTCGTTAGCGTATTTTATATACCATTATTTTGCTGGATCTTATTCCCATAGATTTCATTATGCAGAGTTAAGGCAAGGATCCCTAAAATCAGATTTCATTTTCTCCATATTGGGCATGCAATATCCCAACAATGCGGATGTGTTGCATGAACGATCCGTAGCTTTTAATAAACGGGGTATGTATGCGCGGGGATTCCAATTACTTGATTCAGCTGTACATATTGATCCAGCGTCACACCTTGGCTACAGAGGCTGGATAAAGCTTCATATGCTACGCGACTACAAGGGGGCTTTACGCGACTTCCTTCGACAAGACGCTTTAACAGCAGACCATGTCGATTATCCAATGAGCGAAAATATTCATTTCTTGAAAGCAATATGTTACGACAAATTGGGCGATCATGAGACTGCTTTAACTTGTTTTGATACCGCGCGAACTTCTTCTATGGACGGATTTGTTGACTATAAAATCGATCTATATAAAGCCATTGTACTTTTTCAGAACAACCGCGAAACGAACGCTGCAGCAATCTTTCGGCAAGTACTAGAGCAATACCCGAAATGTAGCGAAGCTTATTATTACTTAGCAAGAATTTACAAGCACAGTAATCGAAAAGACGAGGCCGCCACATGCGCTAGTCTAGCTCGAGCCTACTACCTGCAGGGCTATAAACTTAAAAATGCGTACAACGAAATGCCTTATGAAATTTATCTTGAAGACATCAACTTACTTAATTGCCAGATAACGTCAACGCAGGTTTCTACAAACGGAAACGCAGACCGAAATTGA
- a CDS encoding alpha/beta hydrolase family protein, giving the protein MFSLHKLVPIFVCALLSCKLFAQEVSYTSEHTHFLSHNVKLSGSIYSPPKPQAALVIVHGSGKEKRMVDFAKTLASEGFCVLTYDKRGVGESEGIYAGPEVGTNNVDSANLQLLADDASAAINHLSAYLGQQHLKLGLIGGSQAGWIIPIAAKENPKVNFMVIFSGALVTALEQLRFQFFTEGKPNFWANHTEAEVRMHIANDPDRYAFVDTDPNAILQQLSTPGLWIFGGKDVQAPVGLSIEQLEKHIALKKPYTYYLFPELGHNTAFTSNREPINKAVAWIRKVLEGI; this is encoded by the coding sequence ATGTTTTCACTACATAAGCTAGTCCCTATTTTCGTTTGTGCCTTACTGTCTTGTAAGCTTTTCGCACAGGAAGTGTCCTATACCTCGGAGCATACGCATTTTTTGAGCCACAACGTCAAGCTGTCGGGGAGCATCTATTCGCCGCCGAAGCCACAGGCGGCCTTGGTTATTGTGCATGGATCGGGAAAGGAAAAAAGAATGGTCGATTTTGCAAAGACCTTGGCCAGCGAAGGCTTTTGTGTACTCACCTATGACAAGCGCGGCGTGGGGGAGTCTGAGGGCATATATGCAGGGCCAGAAGTGGGAACCAACAATGTGGATTCGGCAAATTTACAGCTATTGGCAGATGATGCCAGCGCGGCCATCAACCATCTGTCTGCTTATTTGGGTCAGCAGCATCTAAAATTGGGGCTCATCGGCGGAAGCCAAGCGGGCTGGATTATTCCAATAGCCGCCAAGGAGAACCCGAAGGTTAATTTTATGGTGATCTTTAGCGGTGCGCTGGTTACGGCATTGGAGCAGTTGCGGTTTCAGTTCTTTACGGAAGGTAAGCCTAATTTTTGGGCCAATCATACTGAAGCTGAAGTCCGCATGCATATTGCGAACGACCCAGATAGGTATGCATTCGTGGATACAGATCCCAATGCTATCCTGCAGCAGCTTTCCACTCCCGGCCTATGGATCTTCGGAGGGAAGGATGTGCAGGCTCCTGTAGGCTTGTCCATCGAACAGCTCGAGAAACACATCGCATTGAAAAAGCCTTATACCTACTATTTGTTTCCGGAACTCGGGCATAATACGGCCTTCACCAGCAATCGTGAACCAATAAACAAGGCCGTAGCTTGGATACGAAAGGTGTTGGAAGGGATTTAA